The following DNA comes from Microbacterium terregens.
GGGCGGATGTCGCCGCCGTCGTCGCAGCGAGCCTCGCCCAGGACGCGACGATCGGTCGGACGATCCGCTTCAACAACGGTCGGACCCCGATCAGCGAGGCGCTCGGGTGAGGGCCGAGTTCGAGCAGCTGATCGCCGATCGACGCGCGGAGCTGGAGACGCGGCTGGCCGCGGTGGAAGAACGGCTTTCGTCCATCCGGCTCGCCCGCAGCGGTGCGACGGACGACGACGAGCATGATCCCGAGGGTTCGACGCTGTCGACCGAGTGGTCTCGTGCCGAGGGTCAGCGGACGGACGTCGGCCGCGAGCTCGCCGACCTGGACGCGGCGTCCGAGCGGGTCGGCGCGGGGACGTACGGCGTGTGCGCGGCCTGCGGCAACCCGATCCCGGTGGAACGCCTGCGCCTGCTGCCCGCCGCCAGGCTGTGCGTGCCCTGCGCGTCC
Coding sequences within:
- a CDS encoding TraR/DksA family transcriptional regulator — encoded protein: MRAEFEQLIADRRAELETRLAAVEERLSSIRLARSGATDDDEHDPEGSTLSTEWSRAEGQRTDVGRELADLDAASERVGAGTYGVCAACGNPIPVERLRLLPAARLCVPCASRP